A genomic segment from Pseudomonas sp. S09G 359 encodes:
- a CDS encoding response regulator, with the protein MRVLLVEDHLQLAESVAQALKSTGLTVDVLHDGVAADLALSSEEYAAAILDVGLPRMDGFEVLARLRARGKNLPVLMLTARSDVKDRVHGLNLGADDYLAKPFELTELEARVKALLRRSVLGGERQQACGVLVYDLDTRRFTVGGELMTLTSREQAVLEALIARPGRVMSKEQLASQVFGLDEEASPDAIEIYVHRLRKKLDGQPIAIVTFRGLGYLLEARDA; encoded by the coding sequence ATGCGTGTCCTCCTGGTTGAAGACCATCTGCAACTCGCCGAAAGTGTCGCCCAGGCGCTCAAGAGCACGGGTTTGACCGTCGACGTGTTGCACGATGGCGTCGCCGCGGACCTGGCCTTGAGCAGTGAGGAATACGCGGCGGCGATCCTTGATGTGGGGCTGCCGCGCATGGACGGTTTCGAGGTACTGGCGCGGCTGCGGGCCCGTGGGAAAAATCTGCCGGTGTTGATGCTGACCGCGCGCAGCGACGTGAAAGACCGCGTGCACGGCCTGAACCTGGGCGCCGACGACTACCTGGCCAAGCCCTTTGAGCTGACGGAGCTGGAGGCGCGGGTCAAGGCCCTGCTACGCCGCAGTGTGTTGGGCGGCGAGCGCCAGCAGGCCTGCGGTGTGTTGGTGTATGACCTCGACACTCGCCGTTTCACCGTGGGCGGCGAGCTGATGACATTGACCTCCCGTGAGCAGGCGGTACTCGAAGCGCTGATTGCACGTCCGGGGCGGGTGATGAGCAAGGAGCAACTGGCGTCCCAGGTGTTCGGCCTGGATGAGGAAGCCAGCCCGGATGCCATCGAAATCTACGTGCACCGCCTGCGCAAGAAGCTTGACGGCCAACCCATCGCTATCGTGACCTTCCGTGGCCTCGGCTAC